The following are encoded in a window of Streptomyces sp. SAT1 genomic DNA:
- a CDS encoding winged helix-turn-helix domain-containing protein, with amino-acid sequence MATSRSLTTAALPAALPASSGSAASPASPAPAARHRLRAVDRDEVVDVTEFLPPGATWLPAPQHTLPALPGRPPMIGYLVLVPADQQPPFPPVAVPDRPQAAPVTAGGGTGTAAADSAGGDPLVRVDTARRVAAVGGRELDLTYLEFELLAHLVAHPHRVHTRDQLVTTVWGYGHVGDGRTVDVHVARLRRKLGAEHRAAIQTVRRVGYKYAPPSGR; translated from the coding sequence ATGGCGACCTCTCGTTCCCTGACCACCGCCGCCCTGCCCGCCGCCCTCCCCGCCTCTTCCGGATCCGCCGCCTCCCCCGCCTCCCCCGCGCCCGCCGCCCGGCACCGGCTGCGGGCCGTGGACCGGGACGAGGTCGTGGACGTGACGGAGTTCCTGCCGCCGGGCGCCACCTGGCTGCCGGCCCCGCAGCACACCCTGCCCGCCCTGCCGGGCCGCCCGCCGATGATCGGCTACCTGGTGCTGGTCCCGGCCGACCAGCAGCCGCCGTTCCCGCCGGTGGCCGTGCCCGACCGCCCGCAGGCGGCCCCGGTGACGGCCGGTGGGGGCACCGGTACCGCCGCCGCGGACTCCGCGGGCGGCGATCCGCTGGTCCGGGTGGACACCGCACGGCGGGTCGCCGCGGTCGGCGGACGCGAACTCGACCTCACCTACCTGGAGTTCGAGCTGCTCGCGCATCTCGTCGCGCATCCGCACCGGGTGCACACCCGCGACCAGCTCGTCACCACGGTGTGGGGCTACGGCCACGTGGGCGACGGCCGCACCGTGGACGTGCACGTGGCCCGGCTGCGCCGCAAGCTCGGCGCCGAACACCGCGCCGCCATCCAGACGGTGCGCCGGGTGGGCTACAAGTACGCGCCGCCGAGCGGCCGTTGA
- a CDS encoding arsenate reductase family protein, with the protein MEIWINPACSKCRGAIGVLDAEGAEYTVRRYLEDVPTEDEIRTVLARLGLEPWDITRTQEAAAKELGLKDWPREDAARGRWIAALAAHPKLIQRPIITADDGTAVVGRTEEAVRDALGRG; encoded by the coding sequence ATGGAGATCTGGATCAATCCGGCCTGCTCGAAGTGCCGCGGCGCGATCGGCGTGCTGGACGCCGAGGGCGCCGAGTACACCGTGCGCCGCTACCTGGAGGACGTACCGACCGAGGACGAGATCCGGACGGTGCTGGCCCGGCTCGGGCTCGAACCGTGGGACATCACCCGCACCCAGGAGGCCGCCGCGAAGGAGCTGGGCCTGAAGGACTGGCCGCGCGAGGACGCCGCGCGCGGGCGCTGGATCGCCGCGCTGGCCGCGCACCCGAAGCTGATCCAGCGGCCGATCATCACCGCCGACGACGGCACGGCGGTGGTGGGGCGGACCGAGGAGGCGGTCCGGGACGCGCTCGGCCGGGGCTGA
- a CDS encoding sensor histidine kinase yields the protein MDTKSGQGTGDGRGAAGRARTVGTAGARGLLLAVVSLTGSITLFVLAVLSIAFVPLGIGFLTTPLVLGGVRAFTDWRRLVAAEWCGVRIPAVYRPLPEGAGPFRRTLVLLGDPATWRGLGWLLTDMTAGFATALLPAALLLYPLEGIALGAGLWRAFTDGTHTGYWYAFVPVSGQATALGAAALGAALLAVAWRLTPLLLRGHFLLTRSVLGGGSGELAERVRVLTETRRDAVDTSAAELRRIERDLHDGAQARLIAMGMDLGTVEALIDRSPEQAKELLARARKNSADALVELRDLVRGIHPPVLAERGLGDAVRALALRMPVETEVTVDLPGRAEAPVESAAYFAVSEVLTNAVKHADAHRVWIDLHHRDGMLRIAITDNGRGGAVIGAGSGLAGIERRLGTFDGVLAVSSPVGGPTMVTMEIPCVLS from the coding sequence ATGGACACGAAGAGCGGGCAGGGTACGGGGGACGGCCGGGGCGCGGCCGGGCGGGCACGGACGGTGGGGACGGCCGGGGCGCGGGGGCTGCTGCTCGCCGTGGTCTCGCTGACCGGATCGATCACGCTGTTCGTGCTCGCCGTGCTGTCGATCGCCTTCGTGCCGCTCGGCATCGGCTTCCTCACCACCCCGCTGGTGCTCGGCGGCGTCCGGGCGTTCACCGACTGGCGGCGGCTGGTGGCCGCCGAGTGGTGCGGGGTGCGGATCCCGGCGGTGTACCGGCCGCTGCCCGAGGGCGCCGGGCCCTTTCGGCGCACCCTCGTCCTGCTGGGCGACCCGGCGACCTGGCGCGGCCTCGGCTGGCTGCTGACCGACATGACGGCCGGGTTCGCCACCGCGCTGCTGCCCGCCGCGCTGCTGCTCTACCCGCTGGAGGGCATCGCGCTGGGCGCCGGGCTGTGGCGGGCGTTCACGGACGGCACGCACACCGGGTACTGGTACGCGTTCGTGCCCGTCTCCGGCCAGGCGACCGCGCTCGGCGCCGCCGCCCTCGGCGCGGCCCTGCTGGCGGTCGCCTGGCGCCTCACCCCGCTGCTGCTCAGGGGCCACTTCCTGCTCACCCGCTCCGTGCTCGGCGGCGGCAGCGGCGAACTGGCCGAGCGGGTGCGGGTGCTGACCGAGACCCGGCGCGACGCGGTCGACACCTCCGCCGCCGAACTGCGGCGCATCGAACGCGATCTGCACGACGGCGCGCAGGCCCGGCTGATCGCGATGGGCATGGACCTGGGCACCGTGGAGGCGCTCATCGACCGCAGCCCGGAGCAGGCCAAGGAGCTGCTGGCGCGGGCCCGGAAGAACTCCGCCGACGCCCTGGTCGAACTGCGCGACCTGGTGCGCGGCATCCACCCGCCGGTGCTGGCCGAACGCGGACTCGGCGACGCGGTACGGGCGTTGGCGCTGCGGATGCCGGTGGAGACCGAGGTGACCGTGGACCTGCCGGGCCGGGCCGAGGCGCCGGTGGAGTCGGCCGCGTACTTCGCGGTCAGCGAGGTGCTCACCAACGCCGTCAAGCACGCCGACGCCCACCGGGTCTGGATCGACCTGCACCACCGCGACGGTATGCTGCGCATCGCGATCACCGACAACGGCCGGGGCGGCGCGGTGATCGGGGCCGGATCGGGCCTGGCCGGGATCGAGCGGCGGCTGGGTACGTTCGACGGCGTCCTGGCCGTCAGCAGCCCCGTGGGCGGCCCCACCATGGTCACCATGGAGATTCCGTGCGTGTTGTCCTAG
- a CDS encoding tetratricopeptide repeat protein, with the protein MDQDWEERVTAAWARFGDLPESAAPAFRAEVDALVAELPEDSPLGPFERACAWDSTGHSDRAVPLYREALARGLDGYRGRRAKIQLSSSLRNTGHPEEGVELLTPELDAPSDELDDAVRACLALCLSSLGRDREGLSLVLGALAPHLPRYQRSMANYARLLVASED; encoded by the coding sequence ATGGACCAGGACTGGGAAGAGCGCGTGACCGCCGCATGGGCCCGCTTCGGGGATCTTCCCGAGAGCGCGGCGCCCGCGTTCCGGGCGGAGGTCGACGCGCTCGTCGCGGAGTTGCCCGAGGACAGCCCGCTCGGACCGTTCGAGCGGGCCTGCGCGTGGGACTCCACCGGGCACTCGGACCGGGCGGTGCCGCTGTACCGGGAGGCGCTGGCGCGCGGGCTCGACGGCTACCGGGGCCGCCGCGCGAAGATCCAGCTCTCCAGTTCGCTGCGGAACACCGGGCACCCGGAGGAGGGCGTCGAGCTGCTCACCCCCGAACTGGACGCTCCCTCTGACGAGTTGGACGACGCGGTACGCGCCTGCCTGGCGCTGTGCCTGTCGTCCCTCGGCCGGGACCGCGAGGGCCTGTCCCTGGTGCTGGGCGCCCTCGCCCCGCATCTGCCGCGCTATCAGCGCTCGATGGCCAACTACGCCCGCCTGCTGGTGGCTTCGGAGGACTGA
- a CDS encoding response regulator transcription factor: MRVVLAEDLFLLRDGLVRLLEAHDFEIAAAVGSGPELARALAELEPDVAVVDVRLPPTQTDEGLQCALRARQERPGLPVLVLSQHVEQLYARELLADGNGAVGYLLKDRVFDAAQFIDAVHRVAAGGTAMDPQVIQQLLARRSGPDRRLSRLTPRELEVLELMAQGRSNTAIAHQLVVTERAIAKHTSNIFAKLGLEVSDDDNRRVLAVLAHLDRDR, translated from the coding sequence GTGCGTGTTGTCCTAGCCGAAGACCTCTTCCTGCTGCGGGACGGGCTGGTGCGGCTCCTCGAAGCCCATGACTTCGAGATCGCGGCGGCGGTCGGGTCCGGCCCCGAGCTGGCCCGTGCGCTGGCCGAGCTGGAGCCGGACGTCGCCGTCGTCGACGTACGCCTGCCGCCCACGCAGACCGACGAGGGGCTCCAGTGCGCGCTGCGGGCCCGGCAGGAGCGGCCCGGTCTGCCGGTGCTGGTCCTCTCCCAGCACGTGGAGCAGCTGTACGCGCGCGAGCTGCTGGCCGACGGCAACGGCGCGGTGGGCTATCTGCTCAAGGACCGGGTGTTCGACGCGGCGCAGTTCATCGACGCGGTGCACCGGGTCGCCGCGGGCGGCACGGCGATGGACCCGCAGGTCATCCAGCAGTTGCTGGCGAGGCGTTCGGGTCCGGACCGGCGGCTGTCCCGGCTGACGCCGCGTGAACTGGAGGTGCTGGAGCTGATGGCGCAGGGCCGGTCGAACACCGCCATCGCGCACCAGCTCGTGGTCACCGAGCGGGCCATCGCCAAGCACACCTCCAACATCTTCGCGAAGCTCGGCCTGGAGGTCTCGGACGACGACAACCGGCGGGTGCTGGCCGTCCTCGCCCATCTGGACCGCGACCGCTGA
- the glnII gene encoding glutamine synthetase has translation MSFKAEYIWIDGTAPTAKLRSKTKILSDDAQGTELPLWGFDGSSTNQAEGHSSDCVLRPVFSCPDPIRGGADLLVLCEVLDTDLTPHVSNTRAALAGTAERFAAQEPVFGIEQEYTFFKGSRPLGFPEGGFPAAQGGYYCGVGSDEIFGRDVVEAHLENCLKAGLDISGINAEVMPGQWEFQVGPLAPLEVADQLWVARWLLYRTAEDFGVSATLDPKPVKGDWNGAGAHTNFSTRAMREGYEAIVTACEALGEGSKPLDHVKNYGAGIDARLTGLHETAPWDTYRYGVSDRGASVRIPWQVEKDGKGYIEDRRPNANVDPYVVTRLLVDTCCAALEKAGQV, from the coding sequence GTGAGCTTCAAGGCTGAGTACATCTGGATCGACGGCACCGCGCCGACGGCCAAGCTGCGTTCCAAGACGAAGATCCTCAGCGACGACGCCCAGGGGACCGAGCTGCCGCTGTGGGGCTTCGACGGGTCCTCCACCAACCAGGCCGAGGGCCACTCCTCCGACTGCGTGCTCAGGCCGGTCTTCTCCTGCCCCGACCCGATCCGCGGCGGCGCCGACCTGCTCGTCCTGTGCGAGGTCCTCGACACCGACCTCACCCCGCACGTGTCCAACACCCGCGCCGCGCTCGCCGGCACCGCCGAGCGGTTCGCCGCGCAGGAGCCGGTCTTCGGCATCGAGCAGGAGTACACCTTCTTCAAGGGCTCGCGCCCGCTCGGCTTCCCCGAGGGCGGCTTCCCGGCCGCGCAGGGCGGCTACTACTGCGGGGTCGGCTCCGACGAGATCTTCGGCCGCGACGTGGTCGAGGCCCACCTGGAGAACTGCCTCAAGGCGGGCCTGGACATCTCCGGGATCAACGCCGAGGTCATGCCGGGCCAGTGGGAGTTCCAGGTCGGCCCGCTCGCCCCGCTGGAGGTCGCCGACCAGCTCTGGGTGGCCCGCTGGCTGCTCTACCGCACCGCCGAGGACTTCGGCGTCTCCGCGACCCTGGACCCCAAGCCGGTCAAGGGCGACTGGAACGGCGCGGGCGCGCACACCAACTTCTCCACCCGGGCGATGCGCGAGGGCTACGAGGCGATCGTCACCGCGTGCGAGGCGCTCGGCGAGGGCTCCAAGCCGCTGGACCACGTGAAGAACTACGGCGCGGGCATCGACGCCCGGCTCACCGGTCTGCACGAGACCGCCCCCTGGGACACCTACCGCTACGGCGTCTCCGACCGCGGCGCCTCGGTGCGCATCCCCTGGCAGGTCGAGAAGGACGGCAAGGGCTACATCGAGGACCGCCGCCCGAACGCCAACGTCGACCCGTACGTCGTGACGCGGCTGCTCGTCGACACCTGCTGCGCGGCGCTGGAGAAGGCCGGCCAGGTCTGA
- a CDS encoding polysaccharide deacetylase family protein — MPVRHSYAQQKENGAVKRHSRAGRFYGALAGTAVLALTAGGCGTGGSGDAGGEPGGSTASTGATRGPSPTAGAHRDTAAEAAAWHKWGLKPLPAAPAPPADKPVKLSAHGTVPVLTHIPTSQKIVFITLDDGQEKDPKFIRMMRDLKVPVSMFLMNDAAKSDYAYFKPLQEMGNHIQNHTLHHPVMNTLPLSRQKQEICGDQKILTQQYGTAPLLFRPPYGAYNADTKAAVSACGPRAIVWWRESMQIRNMQYQTADKKLRPGDIILAHFRGPSELKGTTMTTMFANMLERIQEQGFTVARLEDYIQPPAQ, encoded by the coding sequence ATGCCCGTACGGCATTCGTACGCACAGCAGAAGGAGAACGGCGCGGTGAAGCGGCACAGCAGGGCAGGCAGGTTCTACGGGGCGCTGGCGGGCACGGCCGTCCTGGCGCTGACGGCCGGCGGCTGCGGCACGGGCGGCAGCGGGGACGCAGGCGGCGAACCGGGCGGCTCCACCGCATCCACGGGCGCCACGCGCGGTCCCTCGCCCACGGCCGGCGCCCACCGGGACACCGCGGCCGAAGCCGCCGCCTGGCACAAGTGGGGGCTCAAGCCCCTGCCCGCGGCCCCCGCGCCCCCGGCCGACAAGCCCGTCAAGCTCTCCGCGCACGGCACCGTCCCGGTCCTCACCCACATACCGACCTCGCAGAAGATCGTCTTCATCACGCTGGACGACGGGCAGGAGAAGGACCCCAAGTTCATCCGGATGATGCGGGACCTGAAGGTGCCGGTCTCGATGTTCCTGATGAACGACGCGGCCAAGTCGGACTACGCGTATTTCAAGCCGTTGCAGGAGATGGGCAACCACATCCAGAACCACACCCTGCACCACCCCGTCATGAACACCCTCCCGCTGTCCCGCCAGAAGCAGGAGATCTGCGGCGACCAGAAGATCCTCACCCAGCAGTACGGCACCGCTCCGCTGCTGTTCCGGCCGCCCTACGGCGCCTACAACGCCGACACCAAGGCGGCGGTGAGCGCGTGCGGGCCCCGCGCGATCGTCTGGTGGCGGGAGTCCATGCAGATCCGCAACATGCAGTACCAGACCGCGGACAAGAAGCTGCGCCCCGGCGACATCATCCTGGCCCACTTCCGCGGCCCTTCCGAGCTCAAGGGCACGACCATGACGACGATGTTCGCCAACATGCTGGAGCGCATCCAGGAGCAGGGCTTCACCGTGGCCCGCCTGGAGGACTACATCCAGCCGCCCGCCCAGTAA
- a CDS encoding SDR family oxidoreductase encodes MRLLVLGGSDFAGRAVVEAAAGRGWDVTVLNRGRRPAAAPGVRSLVGDRTAPDGLAALAADDGEWDAVVDTWSAGPRPVRDAARLLRGRAGRYVYVSTCSVYAWAPPAGYTEAAPLVEGADPDADGTDYARDKLGAELAVTGAFGAGDSVLVRSGLILGPYENIGRLPWWLGRIARGGPVLAPGPRDLPLQYVDVRDLAAWILGSVERELSGPYNLMSPQGHATMGELLDACAAVTGSGAELRWTDPETVLGAGIEPWTQLPVWTPPGSAEHDALHAADVSRAVAAGLRCRPVAETVADTWRWLCDTGGVAPQRPDRPPVGLDPEVEAKVLGLGRP; translated from the coding sequence ATGAGACTTCTGGTGCTGGGTGGTTCGGATTTCGCGGGGCGGGCCGTCGTCGAGGCGGCGGCAGGGCGCGGCTGGGACGTGACGGTCCTGAACCGGGGGCGGCGGCCGGCCGCCGCCCCCGGGGTGCGGTCGCTCGTCGGCGACCGCACCGCGCCCGACGGTCTTGCCGCCCTCGCCGCGGACGACGGGGAGTGGGACGCGGTCGTCGACACCTGGTCGGCCGGGCCCCGCCCGGTCCGCGACGCGGCGCGGCTGCTGCGGGGCCGCGCCGGGCGGTACGTGTACGTCTCGACGTGCTCGGTGTACGCCTGGGCGCCGCCCGCCGGGTACACCGAGGCGGCGCCGCTGGTGGAGGGCGCCGACCCGGACGCGGACGGCACCGACTACGCCCGCGACAAGCTGGGCGCCGAACTGGCGGTGACCGGCGCGTTCGGCGCCGGTGACTCCGTGCTGGTGCGCTCGGGGCTGATCCTCGGCCCGTACGAGAACATCGGCAGGCTGCCCTGGTGGCTCGGCCGGATCGCGCGCGGCGGGCCCGTCCTGGCGCCGGGACCGCGGGACCTGCCGTTGCAGTACGTCGACGTGCGCGACCTGGCCGCGTGGATCCTCGGCTCGGTGGAGCGGGAGCTGAGCGGGCCGTACAACCTGATGAGCCCGCAGGGGCACGCCACCATGGGCGAGCTGCTGGACGCCTGCGCCGCGGTGACCGGCTCGGGTGCCGAGCTGCGCTGGACCGATCCGGAGACGGTCCTCGGCGCGGGCATCGAGCCGTGGACCCAGCTGCCGGTGTGGACGCCCCCGGGCAGCGCGGAGCACGACGCCCTGCACGCCGCCGACGTCTCCCGGGCGGTCGCGGCCGGACTGCGCTGCCGCCCGGTCGCCGAGACGGTCGCCGACACCTGGCGGTGGCTGTGCGACACCGGCGGCGTCGCCCCCCAGCGCCCGGACCGGCCCCCGGTGGGCCTGGACCCCGAGGTGGAGGCGAAGGTGCTGGGCCTCGGGCGGCCCTGA